One Phoenix dactylifera cultivar Barhee BC4 chromosome 14, palm_55x_up_171113_PBpolish2nd_filt_p, whole genome shotgun sequence DNA window includes the following coding sequences:
- the LOC120113100 gene encoding uncharacterized protein LOC120113100 produces MEPSRRGQPQERNIGWEHGKMLGERHQFQCNYCHKCFKGGGVTRLKQHLAGNSREISACSECPPTTRQLMRKNLAEIKAAKERAAKQKAEVERQAAEAPSYHLMESQEAEGPDEEEAQIQAAMRASLDDRWQQEEVARHRARFGPSFFESGAGSGGSRQDPEFQRTTSAREGEGRGRSRIASILGGFGSRKKSFGGIPPGASIHDVDPHAFPRRDSKPQRVDTMWKKEKKKDMWRAIGSWFHFSHIPANAADNTYYKSAISAIQTAGPGVDPPGPRDIYGELLDNNKEELENWIGSYKSKWPTYGLTLMCDGWTGPTKRAIINFLTYCDTKTFFHKSVDASDKVHNASYILRLMEEVIDQIGEENIVQVVTDNGPQYKLAGQVLMERRPQIFWTPCAAHCIDLILMDIGKIRRVQHTVEIAQRITRYIYSHTWVLSLMRRYAGGEILRPGVTRFATNYIALDSLIEKKGALRQMFVSPEWQESRYAQAGTEGSRMEDLVSRQSFWQRANAIVKAIKPLYEVLRAVDSERYPQMGFLYHMMEKAKAQIMEADVAHAQEYIDIIERRWGAQMGRDLHLAAYYLNPRFQYESGIGMDDELLHALRNVIYKMEPDPEVAALCIEETKLFREGSHSFGQRPAVVSKTTMNPAEWWIHFGGSAKNLKRIAIRILSQTVSSTGCERNWSTFGLIHSKQRNRLTQKRLNDLVYVHYNLRLRLKCIQEEVELKYADPIYRTFTDDDDNPMLDWLAAQQQEPELDEPGSPPRPASIIATEAMVDPQQWAERNIPRTPTADMTWLEGSQSPHDWSDAPVQRDDPLMRGRGRGRSTTQSTRSGGRQSQQTRKGKERAPMESVEETWTSSDEDSGGDGSTSHGGSGGQYGTSYETQPEGGFRYTGESQFTHATQDTDHGRPSDIGRSDTIAYRRRAPRGRSRGQDAAADDLPYGVESIDVSSSESSYYPRPQPAYGYGASESSSGSYYPAQPGGSYGSDFSAGIFGWAPYQDTSQSQSFSERSESSYDPTRIPRGLSIQDYNAAWLEGWVDLPPYYADDPDIDEKHRHSTRF; encoded by the exons ATGGAGCCATCAAGGAGAGGGCAACCCCAAGAGCGTAATATTGGCTGGGAGCATGGGAAGATGCTCGGTGAACGTCACCAGTTTCAGTGCAATTATTgtcacaagtgcttcaaaggaGGAGGAGTAACCAGATTAAAGCAGCACTTAGCCGGTAATTCTCGTGAGATATCTGCATGCTCGGAGTGCCCACCGACGACCCGTCAGCTGATGAGGAAAAACCTCGCTGAGATCAAAGCAGCCAAGGAGAGGGCTGCCAAGCAGAAAGCGGAGGTGGAACGCCAAGCTGCAGAAGCACCTTCCTATCACTTGATGGAGTCACAGGAGGCCGAGGGTCCAGATGAGGAGGAGGCACAGATCCAGGCTGCCATGCGGGCGAGTCTGGATGATCGatggcagcaggaggaggtggcgaggcatcgggctcgatttgggccctcgttTTTTGAGTCGGGCGCCGGTTCTGGTGGAAGCAGACAAGATCCAGAGTTTCAAAGGACAACATCAGCCAGGGAGGGCGAGGGCAGAGGACGTAGCCGGATTGCATCTATCCTGGGTGgttttggtagccgaaagaagtcTTTCGGAGGGATTCCACCAGGTGCGTCAATCcatgatgtagatccgcatGCCTTCCCCAGAAGAGATTCGAAGCCGCAAAGAGTAGACACAATgtggaagaaggaaaagaagaaggatatgtggcgagctattggatcctggttccacttcagccacattCCAGCAAATGCtgcagacaatacatactacaaGTCTGCCATTTCTGCCATACAGACTGCCGGTCCCGGTGTTGACCCTCCAGGTCCGAGGGACatctacggtgagcttcttgacaacaataaggaagagCTAGAGAATTGGATTGGTTCATATAAAAGCAAGTGGCCCACATATGGGCTCACtctgatgtgtgatggttggaccggtccgacAAAGCGGGCcatcatcaactttctgacatactgtgatacgaagaccttcttccacaagtcaGTTGATGCTTCGGATAAGGTGCACAACGCCTCATACATCCTCAGACTTATggaggaggtgattgatcagattggagaggagaatatcgtgcaggtcgtcactgataaCGGACCGCAATATAAGTTGGCCGGGCaggtcttgatggagcggcgaccacaaattttctggaccccatgtgctgcacattgcaTCGACCTCATCCTGATGGATATtggaaagatccgtagggtgcaacaTACGGTGGAGATAGCCCAACGCATCACCAGGTATATTTATAGCCATACTTGGGTTCTTTCATTAATGAGAAGGTATGCAGGGGGAGAAATTCTTAGAccaggagtcacacggtttgctacgaattacattgcacttgatagccttatcgagaagaaaggagccctacgtcagatgtttgttAGTCCCGAGTGGCAGGAAAGTAGATATGCCCAGGCCGGCACTGAAGGAAGCAGGATGGAAGACTTGGTAAGCAGGCAGTCATTCTGGCAGCGGGCCAATGCGatagtcaaggctatcaaaccattatatgaagtgctgcgggcCGTGGATAGCGAGAGGTATCCCCAGATGGGctttttgtatcacatgatggagaaGGCAAAGGCTCAGATCATGGAGGCAGATGTAGCCCATGCCCAGgagtacatcgacatcattgagcGGCGGTGGGGAGCCCAAATGGGTAGGGAtttgcatctagcag catactatcTGAATCCCCGGTTTCAGTACGAGAgtggaattggtatggatgatgaacttcttcatgctttgcgtaatgttatttataagatggagcctgatccagaagTCGCCGCGTTATGTATAGAAGAG accaaattatttagagagggtAGCCACAGCTTTGGACAACGACCAGCTGTCGTGAGCAAGACAACTATGAATCCAG ctgaatggtggattcattttggcggatccgcaaaaaatcttaagcggatagctatccggattCTCTCCCAAACGGTCTCCTCGACTGGCTGTGAGCGCAACTGGTCCACCTTCGGCCTCATCCACAGCAAACAAAGAAACCGTTTGACacaaaagcgcctcaacgacttagtttatgtgcactacaatctacggttgaggctaaaatgcattcaagaggaagtggagctcaagtatgcaGATCCCATCTATAGAACTTTtacagatgatgatgataatcctATGCTCGACTGGCTTGCGGCccagcagcaggagcccgagcttgaTGAGCCGGGATCACCTCCACGACCAGCCAGTATCATAGCCACCGAGGCTATGGTCGATCCACagcaatgggctgagcgcaaCATTCCACGCACTCCTACAGCTGATATGACGTGGCTAGAGGGGAGCCAGTCACCGCATGACTGGTCCGATGCTCCGGTTCAGAGAGATGATCCTCTCATGCGAGGACGAGGACGAGGACGCTCTACTACCCAGTCGACTCGATCAGGAGGGCGTCAATCCCaacaaacaagaaaaggaaaggaaagggccccaatggagagtgtcgaggagacttggaccagcagcgatgaagattctggtggtgatggatctactagccatggaggaagtggaggacagtatggtactAGTTATGAGACACAGCCGGAGGGAGGTTTTCGATACACCGGTGAGTCTCAGTTTACACATGCTACACAAGATACGGACCACGGTAGGCCGTCTGATATAGGCCGGTCAGATACCATTGCATATCGAAGAagagctcctcgaggtcgttcaaGAGGCCAGGATGCCGCTGCAGATGACCTTCCATATGGAGTCGAATCCATTGATGTATCAAGTTCCGAGTCTTCCTATTATCCGCGGCCTCAGCCAgcctatggatatggtgcatcaGAGTCATCTTCCGGTAGCTACTATCCTGCGCAGCCCGGAGGATCTTACGGATCGGATTTTAGTGccggcatattcggatgggccccttatcaagacacctctcagagccagagcttcagcgagagatccgagagttCTTATGATCCAACGCGCATTCCTCGAGGATtgagcatacaagactacaatgctgcttggttagagggatgggttgatctgcctccatattatgctgatgatccagatattgacgagaagcatcgccattcgacccgattttag